A window of Centropristis striata isolate RG_2023a ecotype Rhode Island chromosome 13, C.striata_1.0, whole genome shotgun sequence genomic DNA:
ACTCATAAAGATAACATTTACATCCATACAGGATAATGAAGACTACAGGAAGTTGCTGTGTAGTTCTGTATTTTGCCCTGACTTTTGCCTCGGCAGTACAGAATAAGCTTGATTCAATCACTGACTTGAAGAAACTCAACTATGGCCAAACTGTGCCCAAGCACAGTCTCATGTTGCTCCATTGGTTCGCCAACACAGTTGACATCGACAATAACGACAACATATGGCTGACTTTTGATCCGAACGTTGGAGATTACGGCTCACATCACTATGGCAACTACGAGGGGCTGTTGGAGCCGCTGCCTCGGGGAAATGGATACCGGTACTACACTATTGGCAACCTCAATCAAGAAACATCCGTGCCTCTTCCACCTTACGTTGTCCATCCCCCAAGGCAGTATGTGGGGAGAAACAGGGACAGGGTCATAATTCGTGTCAGGGTGCAGAACACGGGATGGAGAGATTTGCAGAGAATAGACCAAGTGTATATAACGCAGCATTATGACACTTCTGAACACCAGGGTACGCCTTATGATCCAGATCACACCTACCAGATCGCTACGAACCTCTTAAGACAGATCAGAGAGTTTTCTGTGGGAGAAAACCAACAACCACTGTGGTATCTCAGAAGGCGCTTTGGAAGCAACGCTGATGATTTAGACATCAGAAACACGTGGGGGGACCTGGCTAGCCTCGGACTGCTGTTGTTTATTGTGATCCAGGAAAAGTTCTCCGCCAACCAACACAACAATGGACATGGAAACAGGAGAAACCTTAGGGCCAATGATGCTTCGACAAACAGGAACAATGTTCCGAGAGGTTTTCCAAACCCAGTTGACTTTGTAGTGGATTTGGAGGATTATGAGGTCCCTGAAACCAGCGAGGCAACTGGGAACAGAGAATCAGACAGTGACAATATCCCAGTACCCCGGTGCAAGACCCGGATGTCATTCTGTTGTATTTGCTGTACCGTTACTGTATGTTTGGTTTTATTGTGCATCATGGCAGTTTTTTTGTATAAGAGAATTTCAAACAATTGATTCTGGAACCGCATGCAGCAGTGGGAAGAGTGCAAATATAAAAGTGTAAGACAACAATAAGGTTAAAATAAGGCAAAATCAGGTTATCAGTATGGACCACAAATATATGTAGGTGAACAACAGGAAGTCAGTCTAGGTGAGGTTGTATATAGATATTTAGATGAAATATTTAACCTGAAGTCACGGTAGTCTGACAGTACAcgataagtaaataaatgcgTTATCATGTCATTATCTTTATGATATTGCACTTAATGTCCCCTTGTGTCCTGTGAGTCagttttaattcaattcaactttatttatagagtgcatttcatgcacaaggc
This region includes:
- the LOC131982923 gene encoding uncharacterized protein LOC131982923, producing MKTTGSCCVVLYFALTFASAVQNKLDSITDLKKLNYGQTVPKHSLMLLHWFANTVDIDNNDNIWLTFDPNVGDYGSHHYGNYEGLLEPLPRGNGYRYYTIGNLNQETSVPLPPYVVHPPRQYVGRNRDRVIIRVRVQNTGWRDLQRIDQVYITQHYDTSEHQGTPYDPDHTYQIATNLLRQIREFSVGENQQPLWYLRRRFGSNADDLDIRNTWGDLASLGLLLFIVIQEKFSANQHNNGHGNRRNLRANDASTNRNNVPRGFPNPVDFVVDLEDYEVPETSEATGNRESDSDNIPVPRCKTRMSFCCICCTVTVCLVLLCIMAVFLYKRISNN